A single region of the Candidatus Bathyarchaeia archaeon genome encodes:
- a CDS encoding undecaprenyl diphosphate synthase family protein, with protein sequence MPLLHGLEGGEGETLTKLLKYLGAYKLYEKWLLNQVKSREMPQHLAVILNGNRRWALQRSLPAFLGHVQGAKKGEEFLEWCLELGIKTV encoded by the coding sequence TTGCCCCTGCTCCACGGCCTTGAAGGAGGCGAAGGTGAAACGTTAACAAAGCTGCTCAAATATCTTGGAGCCTATAAGCTATACGAGAAGTGGCTTCTCAACCAAGTTAAGTCCAGGGAGATGCCGCAGCATTTAGCGGTCATCCTTAACGGGAATCGAAGGTGGGCTCTTCAAAGATCTCTACCAGCCTTTCTAGGCCATGTTCAGGGAGCGAAGAAGGGGGAAGAATTCTTGGAATGGTGCCTTGAGCTTGGAATAAAAACGGTAA
- the mtnP gene encoding S-methyl-5'-thioadenosine phosphorylase, with amino-acid sequence MVIALIGGSGLEELIKNCEKKRVGTPYGISETTFSGELEERRVIFLPRHGVGHHIPPHKVNYRANIWALKRLGAERVISTNAVGAINERLKPGQIIIPHDIIDFTKNRASTFYDGPEVIHIDLTTPYCPEARKALIESAQKLNVSVVDRGVYGCTEGPRFETPAEIRMMGKMGCDVVGMTNSPEAFLARELEMCYASICYVSNMAAGLQDKLTVDEVLLRGREASEALKRILKECVAHLPEERSCPCSTALKEAKVKR; translated from the coding sequence ATGGTTATAGCTTTAATCGGCGGATCCGGCCTAGAGGAATTGATTAAGAACTGTGAGAAAAAAAGGGTTGGAACCCCATACGGGATATCTGAGACAACATTCTCAGGGGAGCTGGAGGAAAGGAGAGTAATCTTTCTGCCCAGACATGGGGTTGGTCACCATATCCCACCCCATAAAGTAAACTACAGAGCTAATATTTGGGCTTTAAAACGGCTGGGAGCTGAGAGGGTCATTTCCACCAACGCCGTCGGGGCCATCAATGAAAGACTGAAGCCTGGTCAGATCATCATCCCCCACGACATCATCGACTTCACTAAGAATAGGGCGAGCACCTTTTACGATGGACCGGAAGTGATACACATCGACCTCACCACACCCTACTGCCCTGAGGCGAGGAAGGCGTTGATTGAAAGCGCTCAGAAGTTGAACGTATCCGTGGTGGATAGGGGGGTTTACGGGTGCACTGAAGGGCCAAGGTTTGAAACGCCCGCCGAAATCCGGATGATGGGGAAAATGGGCTGCGATGTCGTTGGGATGACGAATTCCCCAGAAGCTTTCTTAGCTAGGGAGTTGGAGATGTGCTATGCCTCCATATGCTATGTTTCAAACATGGCCGCCGGACTTCAGGATAAGCTTACCGTCGATGAAGTCTTGTTGAGAGGCCGTGAAGCCTCTGAAGCTTTAAAGAGGATCCTGAAAGAGTGTGTGGCCCACCTCCCCGAGGAAAGGTCTTGCCCCTGCTCCACGGCCTTGAAGGAGGCGAAGGTGAAACGTTAA
- a CDS encoding ATP/GTP-binding protein, producing the protein MFTVFIIGMAGSGKSMLTGVFQEWLRFKDQNALSLNLDPGALKLPYNPDIDVREYIDIEELMEKYELGPNGALILASDLLADHVEEFQSAIEEYNPDILLVDTPGQIELFAFRESGPFIAKAISQGEKAVVYLLDAPFCKNPLNYVSNMFMAAAVYNRLLQPQIYALSKADLIQESEVETIINWSLELPSLEKSLEETVGVVPAILTRELAEALHRTELITEPIPVSSKTEEGFLDLYAALTRIAQGGEEFTH; encoded by the coding sequence ATGTTCACCGTTTTCATCATCGGAATGGCGGGTTCGGGGAAATCCATGCTTACAGGGGTTTTCCAGGAATGGCTTAGATTCAAGGATCAAAACGCCCTATCGTTAAACCTTGACCCAGGGGCGTTGAAGCTACCCTACAACCCAGACATAGACGTAAGAGAGTACATAGATATTGAAGAGTTGATGGAGAAATATGAGCTGGGCCCTAACGGAGCTTTGATATTGGCCTCAGACCTCTTAGCAGACCACGTAGAGGAGTTCCAATCCGCCATAGAGGAATACAACCCAGACATCCTGTTGGTAGACACACCCGGGCAGATAGAGTTGTTCGCCTTCAGGGAAAGCGGACCGTTCATCGCTAAAGCGATTTCCCAAGGGGAAAAAGCCGTCGTATACTTGCTGGATGCCCCATTCTGCAAAAACCCCCTAAACTATGTGAGTAACATGTTTATGGCCGCCGCGGTCTACAACCGGCTGCTCCAACCCCAGATATACGCTTTATCCAAGGCAGATCTTATTCAGGAATCGGAGGTAGAAACCATAATCAACTGGAGTCTCGAGCTGCCTTCATTGGAGAAAAGCCTTGAGGAGACTGTAGGCGTGGTTCCAGCGATACTGACCAGAGAGCTAGCCGAGGCTCTACATAGAACGGAGCTTATAACAGAGCCCATTCCAGTTTCAAGCAAGACGGAGGAAGGGTTTCTCGACCTATACGCCGCTTTAACCCGCATCGCCCAGGGAGGCGAAGAGTTCACACACTAA
- a CDS encoding molybdopterin-binding protein, whose product MAVKKIGKFEAEIIAVGREILTGKTLNTNSQWLSRKITALGGVVRRHTSVDDRVQDIAQAVEESLSRGVDLIVLTGGLGPTFDDVTREGLAKAFKRKLKQDDSAVQMITKRYSQLKGLKEEEVRLTRLQRRMAEIPNGSKPLMNPVGVAPAIVDERGGTLTVAVPGVPKEVKGIFTAYLEPLIRQRVGGFQLYELSLLIAGVSESIMAPMVEEAMKKYTSIYVKSHPMGASLIKLDFTCGGIDAKEAGDHVLNAASLVLRKIVKV is encoded by the coding sequence GTGGCTGTCAAAAAAATAGGTAAATTTGAAGCTGAGATAATAGCCGTTGGAAGAGAAATATTAACCGGGAAAACGCTGAACACCAACAGCCAGTGGCTGTCGAGGAAGATCACAGCGTTAGGCGGAGTTGTTCGAAGACATACCTCGGTGGACGACCGCGTCCAGGACATAGCACAAGCAGTCGAAGAGAGCTTGAGCAGAGGCGTCGACCTCATCGTTTTAACGGGCGGCCTCGGCCCCACCTTCGACGACGTCACAAGAGAAGGGTTAGCGAAGGCGTTTAAGAGAAAGCTGAAGCAAGATGACTCTGCGGTTCAAATGATAACCAAACGCTACAGTCAATTGAAGGGGCTCAAAGAGGAAGAGGTAAGGCTGACGAGGCTTCAGAGAAGGATGGCGGAGATTCCGAATGGCTCGAAGCCCCTCATGAATCCTGTAGGCGTAGCCCCCGCGATAGTCGATGAGCGAGGAGGCACCCTCACGGTGGCGGTGCCTGGCGTTCCCAAGGAGGTTAAGGGAATTTTCACAGCTTACCTTGAACCTCTCATCCGGCAGAGAGTCGGCGGCTTCCAACTCTACGAGCTAAGCCTTCTCATAGCAGGGGTTTCAGAGTCCATTATGGCGCCGATGGTTGAAGAAGCTATGAAAAAATACACGTCAATATACGTTAAGTCTCACCCCATGGGGGCTTCCCTGATCAAACTCGACTTCACCTGCGGTGGAATAGATGCCAAGGAGGCTGGGGACCACGTTTTAAACGCAGCCTCCCTCGTTCTGAGGAAGATCGTTAAGGTTTAA
- a CDS encoding PLP-dependent lyase/thiolase — protein MECALFPPEWNTPLVRLVGPSKAYGCDVYGKLEIFNPTGVHKDRESAVVIEDLKTKGYRSLACASSGNAAISISAFAYTMNVEAHIFLGAETPKEKMSLVEAFHPKIHLVPGDYLEAVEALKRFVEGKRIYNANAGYCEAKLAGNAYIGAEIVKTLKPTVVVCPTNNGTHFVGVARGVLNALRSDVKPRLVAATAPNTQIAHSIKGFYRLEEPKITEVVNETGGRVVEVEDDDIIDATRTLIKQGFIVEPAAAASVAALKQLELTENDVVCCTITGSGLKYPSLIKEAIAGGLGS, from the coding sequence ATGGAATGCGCTTTGTTTCCACCTGAATGGAATACACCACTCGTGAGGCTAGTGGGGCCTTCCAAGGCTTATGGATGTGACGTGTACGGTAAACTGGAAATCTTTAACCCAACAGGCGTGCATAAAGATAGGGAAAGCGCCGTCGTGATAGAGGATTTAAAAACCAAGGGTTATAGGAGCTTGGCTTGCGCCAGCAGCGGCAACGCGGCCATCTCGATCTCGGCCTTCGCTTACACGATGAACGTGGAGGCCCATATTTTCTTAGGCGCAGAGACACCTAAAGAGAAAATGAGCTTGGTGGAGGCTTTCCACCCTAAAATACACCTCGTGCCAGGAGACTATTTAGAGGCCGTTGAGGCGTTGAAGAGGTTCGTGGAGGGTAAACGAATTTACAACGCCAACGCGGGTTACTGTGAAGCGAAGCTGGCAGGGAACGCCTACATCGGAGCTGAGATCGTTAAGACCTTGAAGCCAACTGTGGTTGTATGCCCCACCAACAATGGAACTCACTTCGTAGGGGTCGCTAGAGGTGTTCTTAACGCTCTGCGGAGCGATGTTAAACCTCGCTTGGTTGCGGCTACGGCCCCCAACACCCAGATAGCCCACAGCATTAAGGGGTTTTACCGACTTGAGGAGCCGAAGATCACGGAAGTTGTAAATGAAACCGGTGGACGAGTTGTAGAGGTTGAGGACGACGACATAATCGACGCTACTAGGACCTTGATTAAACAGGGATTCATAGTTGAGCCCGCGGCGGCGGCCTCAGTAGCGGCTCTCAAACAGCTTGAACTAACCGAAAACGATGTGGTATGTTGCACCATCACAGGCTCCGGTTTAAAGTATCCCTCTTTAATCAAAGAAGCCATAGCCGGGGGGCTTGGGAGTTAA
- a CDS encoding ABC transporter ATP-binding protein produces the protein MAEVRLENLTKIFGKQVAVDHVNLEVRDGELMSLLGPSGCGKTTTLRMIAGLEVPTEGKVYIGGKDVTDYPPKDRDIGMIFQFYAMYPGMKVFDQLAFPLQMRKVPKSEIKERVFKVAEMLGLTHLLNEQVSSLTVEQRQKIEVGRAIVREPKVYLWDEPLTNLDASVRLFMRAELKRLQKELGTTTIYVTHDQLESMVLADRIAVMDQGRIIQCDPPEELYERPRNLFVAGFIGSPSMNFMKCLLGEEGGKLYLKSNTFKYDVTNVAEELKKCSTDEVVLGVRPEYVNISKAKPPGKAFKGEVTLIEPFGFRMIVHLKLNEETLRANVRATPLTIGEKVWITLTNIHLFDGKTEQLII, from the coding sequence ATGGCTGAGGTTAGGCTAGAAAACTTGACGAAGATATTTGGGAAACAAGTGGCCGTGGACCATGTAAACCTTGAAGTCAGAGACGGCGAGCTCATGAGCCTGCTCGGCCCCTCTGGATGCGGTAAGACAACCACCCTGCGCATGATAGCTGGGCTGGAAGTACCCACAGAGGGAAAGGTCTACATCGGAGGGAAAGACGTCACCGATTACCCTCCAAAGGACAGGGACATAGGGATGATATTCCAGTTCTACGCCATGTACCCTGGAATGAAGGTATTCGACCAACTGGCATTCCCCCTCCAGATGAGGAAGGTCCCGAAGAGCGAGATCAAAGAAAGGGTGTTTAAAGTCGCGGAAATGCTGGGGTTAACCCACCTTCTCAACGAGCAGGTTTCAAGCCTCACCGTTGAGCAGAGACAGAAGATAGAGGTTGGCCGAGCCATAGTACGGGAGCCGAAAGTATACCTATGGGATGAGCCTCTCACCAACCTAGACGCTTCCGTTAGATTGTTCATGAGGGCGGAGCTGAAAAGGCTTCAGAAGGAGTTGGGCACCACCACCATATACGTTACCCACGACCAGTTAGAGAGCATGGTCCTCGCCGACAGGATCGCGGTGATGGACCAGGGGCGAATAATTCAATGCGACCCCCCGGAAGAACTGTATGAAAGGCCGCGAAACCTATTCGTGGCGGGGTTCATCGGAAGCCCATCCATGAACTTCATGAAGTGCCTATTAGGGGAAGAGGGGGGAAAGCTTTATCTAAAGTCGAACACGTTTAAATACGACGTAACAAACGTAGCCGAAGAGTTGAAAAAATGCTCCACCGACGAAGTGGTGCTGGGAGTTAGACCAGAATACGTAAACATATCCAAAGCGAAGCCTCCTGGAAAAGCGTTTAAAGGTGAGGTAACGTTAATCGAGCCATTCGGATTCCGAATGATCGTTCACCTAAAGCTCAACGAAGAAACCCTAAGGGCGAACGTCAGGGCGACCCCCCTTACCATCGGGGAAAAAGTCTGGATAACTTTGACGAACATCCACTTATTCGACGGCAAAACCGAGCAGTTAATAATCTAA
- a CDS encoding ABC transporter ATP-binding protein, translated as MSGKDVSVSLRNLTKRYGRVVAVNDLSLDVFKEELFCLLGPSGAGKTTVVRMIAGIETPDEGEIYIEGVNVTDVAPKDRDVAMMFQSYALYPNKTVRENLALPLKVRKMPRQEVDSIVKEVAEILHITHLLDKLPGQLSGGERQRLAIGRAIVRKPKVYILDEPLTNLDAKLRVEMRGELKRLQRELKATTIFNTPDEAEALTMADRIAVMNQGRVQQVGTPEEVYESPKNMFVAKFVGSPPMNMLEGSLVERNGKTFIDVGELHYDVTDLADLMKKGLKSNEVILGVRPEHIHISKKRRNDSIVGAKVYVIEPTKPEMIVDLKLGEKILKALAPSTESYSLDEEVWLSFDRDKIHIIDKKTQEVVV; from the coding sequence ATGTCTGGAAAGGATGTTAGCGTCTCTCTACGGAACCTGACGAAGAGGTATGGTCGCGTAGTGGCTGTCAACGACCTCAGCTTAGATGTTTTCAAAGAAGAGCTGTTCTGCCTTTTAGGTCCTTCCGGAGCGGGTAAAACTACCGTTGTAAGGATGATCGCTGGGATAGAAACTCCTGATGAGGGGGAAATTTACATCGAGGGCGTAAACGTCACCGATGTTGCGCCTAAGGATAGAGACGTAGCGATGATGTTCCAGTCTTACGCCCTTTACCCAAACAAAACCGTACGGGAAAACCTGGCTCTTCCGCTGAAAGTCCGTAAGATGCCTAGACAGGAGGTGGATTCCATCGTTAAAGAGGTGGCGGAGATTCTCCACATCACCCATTTATTGGATAAGCTACCAGGCCAACTGAGCGGTGGAGAAAGGCAAAGGTTGGCCATCGGGAGGGCCATTGTTAGGAAGCCTAAAGTATACATCCTCGACGAGCCCTTAACAAACCTTGACGCCAAGCTGAGGGTTGAGATGAGAGGCGAGTTAAAGCGCTTACAAAGGGAGCTTAAGGCCACCACTATTTTCAACACACCGGATGAGGCGGAGGCTCTAACCATGGCTGACAGGATCGCCGTCATGAATCAAGGACGCGTACAACAAGTCGGAACGCCTGAAGAGGTTTACGAGAGTCCTAAAAACATGTTCGTAGCTAAGTTCGTTGGAAGCCCCCCAATGAACATGCTGGAAGGATCCTTGGTTGAAAGAAATGGTAAAACCTTCATCGACGTGGGAGAGCTTCACTACGATGTCACAGACCTCGCGGACCTGATGAAAAAGGGCTTAAAAAGCAACGAGGTAATCTTAGGGGTTAGGCCTGAGCACATCCACATATCGAAGAAGAGGCGGAATGACAGCATTGTGGGGGCTAAGGTCTACGTCATCGAGCCGACTAAGCCTGAGATGATCGTGGACTTGAAGCTAGGCGAGAAAATATTAAAGGCTTTAGCCCCATCCACCGAGTCCTACTCTTTGGATGAAGAAGTATGGTTATCCTTCGACAGAGATAAAATCCATATAATCGACAAGAAAACTCAGGAAGTCGTAGTGTAG
- a CDS encoding M20/M25/M40 family metallo-hydrolase, whose product MERKIRDKISAVNAMRHVKFLSEIGDRFVGSKGDKKAIEYVSREFKKLGLSVDKTKIIVPTFKERETKLTVVKPIKKTFQCIASYFTPPTPKEGVTAPLAYVGGGEENDYRGKDVEGKIAVMNEKGTSDLKFWMGRYAATAKRHGALALISIHVMPYPYRTSWEIGNNNVKNRFPAEGVPTATLSCVDGQELMWLMGGGEAEACLKLDVETREAESYVVRGVLKGKEVPDEKISIIAHRDNGIPPGANDNASGTGTMLEIAKALSMVGTRRSVEFISCTAEEGVTAGAYQYVEAHKEEMPSIKALFNIDMISTGGRLNLVGRGIWPDTKPLEHSKGLNRMVLNVAHELGYELGSMVASWGVSESGRFIEHGVPAVWFWKPDDPYYHSVHDKPENLEPNMLKVVGDIVAVTILRLDAMDKIPKFK is encoded by the coding sequence TTGGAGAGGAAAATAAGAGATAAGATCTCAGCTGTAAACGCCATGAGGCATGTTAAGTTTCTATCCGAGATAGGCGATAGATTCGTAGGCTCCAAAGGAGATAAGAAAGCCATCGAGTACGTCTCAAGGGAATTCAAAAAACTTGGATTATCTGTCGATAAGACCAAGATCATAGTGCCCACCTTCAAGGAACGGGAAACCAAGCTGACCGTGGTGAAGCCGATCAAGAAAACCTTCCAGTGCATCGCTTCGTACTTTACTCCTCCTACGCCTAAAGAAGGGGTAACCGCCCCCTTAGCTTACGTGGGAGGGGGGGAGGAAAATGACTACCGTGGAAAGGATGTTGAGGGAAAAATAGCGGTTATGAACGAGAAGGGGACAAGTGACTTAAAGTTTTGGATGGGGAGGTACGCGGCCACCGCGAAACGTCATGGAGCCCTAGCCTTAATTTCCATACATGTCATGCCCTACCCATATCGGACATCATGGGAAATAGGGAACAACAACGTGAAAAACAGGTTTCCGGCAGAGGGGGTTCCCACCGCCACCCTTTCATGCGTGGACGGTCAGGAATTGATGTGGCTGATGGGCGGAGGAGAGGCGGAGGCCTGTTTAAAGCTCGACGTGGAAACGAGGGAAGCTGAAAGCTACGTTGTTAGGGGCGTGTTAAAGGGGAAGGAGGTCCCTGATGAAAAGATTTCGATAATAGCCCATAGAGACAACGGCATTCCACCAGGCGCCAACGACAACGCCAGCGGAACAGGCACAATGCTTGAAATCGCCAAGGCCTTAAGTATGGTTGGAACTAGGCGGAGCGTAGAGTTCATATCGTGCACCGCCGAGGAGGGTGTCACAGCGGGAGCGTATCAATACGTTGAGGCCCATAAAGAGGAAATGCCGAGCATTAAAGCACTGTTTAATATTGACATGATTTCGACGGGGGGTCGGTTAAACCTAGTCGGCCGAGGAATCTGGCCTGACACAAAACCCCTGGAACACTCGAAGGGGCTCAACCGCATGGTTTTAAATGTGGCTCACGAGCTAGGATACGAGCTCGGCTCCATGGTCGCCAGCTGGGGCGTCAGCGAGTCTGGAAGGTTTATTGAGCATGGAGTGCCCGCGGTATGGTTCTGGAAACCCGATGACCCCTACTACCACTCTGTTCATGATAAACCGGAAAACCTGGAGCCCAACATGTTAAAGGTTGTAGGCGACATAGTGGCGGTAACGATTCTACGACTAGACGCCATGGATAAGATTCCCAAGTTTAAATAA
- a CDS encoding ester cyclase — MGNLEIAMKLIEAMNNHDAPSMGSLCHEDAEALEIAEGTPVKGREGIVKAYEELFSAFPDCKATINNAFAGNDGALIEVLWEGTNLGEFRGTPATGRKVSLRIAYVLTFKEGKIKEIHEYYDAYTYMKQSGLL, encoded by the coding sequence ATGGGAAATCTCGAAATAGCGATGAAGCTGATCGAGGCCATGAACAACCATGACGCCCCGTCTATGGGCTCGCTCTGTCACGAAGACGCTGAAGCCTTAGAGATAGCTGAAGGAACACCTGTCAAGGGTCGAGAGGGAATAGTCAAGGCCTACGAGGAGCTTTTCTCAGCCTTCCCCGACTGCAAGGCGACGATTAATAACGCCTTCGCGGGGAATGATGGCGCCTTAATCGAAGTTCTATGGGAAGGGACGAACCTAGGGGAGTTTAGAGGCACGCCAGCGACGGGGCGTAAAGTAAGCCTGAGGATCGCCTACGTGCTGACCTTCAAAGAGGGAAAGATAAAGGAAATCCATGAATACTACGACGCTTACACGTATATGAAGCAGTCAGGCCTTCTATAA
- the rpiA gene encoding ribose-5-phosphate isomerase RpiA — MSRIDEAKRMAAFSAVKEVEDKSVIGFGSGSTVALAIGALAQRIRLEKLSVQVVPASTQTELHCVEHGIPLTTLTVTPKPSLTIDGADQVDPKTLNVIKGGGAAHAREKVLASVSQRVVLIVDESKLSKGSLNKPVPVEVIPFAYKPVETRLKDLGGNPILRYAVHKNGPVITDNGNYVIDVDFGEIENPAALERIVKAIPGVVEVGLFIELVDRVYVGLRDGGIKILE, encoded by the coding sequence TTGAGTCGAATTGATGAAGCCAAAAGGATGGCAGCGTTTTCCGCCGTTAAAGAGGTAGAGGATAAATCGGTCATAGGGTTTGGAAGCGGTTCAACCGTCGCTTTGGCCATTGGGGCGTTGGCTCAGAGAATAAGGTTGGAGAAGTTGTCTGTCCAAGTTGTTCCAGCCTCAACCCAAACCGAACTGCACTGCGTGGAGCATGGGATTCCGTTAACCACCTTAACAGTAACCCCAAAACCCAGTTTAACGATAGATGGAGCCGACCAAGTGGATCCCAAAACCTTAAACGTCATCAAGGGTGGTGGGGCCGCCCACGCCCGGGAAAAGGTGCTGGCTTCAGTTAGCCAACGCGTCGTGCTCATCGTTGATGAAAGCAAACTGAGCAAAGGGTCTCTAAACAAACCTGTGCCAGTTGAAGTCATACCATTCGCGTATAAGCCCGTAGAAACACGACTTAAAGATTTGGGCGGAAACCCCATTCTAAGATACGCCGTCCATAAAAACGGGCCCGTCATCACAGACAACGGAAACTACGTAATAGACGTGGATTTCGGGGAAATAGAGAACCCAGCAGCCTTGGAACGAATTGTTAAGGCGATCCCAGGCGTGGTAGAGGTAGGGCTATTCATCGAACTCGTCGACAGAGTATACGTGGGTTTAAGAGACGGAGGAATTAAGATACTAGAGTAG
- a CDS encoding MFS transporter: MNEDMLGAHRSYLNVKGAYAGIFLLGLVSLMGDIVYEGSRGLVPDYLRFLGVSAVVVGLVGGLGEFLGYAARLVSGMLVDATRAYWGFILVGYALIAAIPIIGFTGRWELALILVLVERLGKAIRSPARDAVLSMISRGVGAGKAFGIHEFLDQVGAVLGPIIVAIWMLYSGNDYKFTFAFLLIPFLTLTATLLYTYRKIGSQTTFEPTHSNDVNKDVSEDSVRGLKRPFYTYTCAVTLNTVGIIPAALILYKASVILQPENQQWMVPLIYSIIQGVDASAALLSGYVYDRVGVKVLVAPFILSTLPPLFTIVASNIPALLAASMLFGVVLGMQESVYRAAVSHFTSTSSRGMGYGVFNTAYGLGLLVSGAVYGLLMDLKTPFIVTLLFITLTQIAATTILLGTKGVKVASHQDGKELSSSR, encoded by the coding sequence TTGAATGAAGATATGCTGGGAGCTCATCGCAGTTATCTTAACGTTAAGGGCGCTTACGCCGGCATCTTTCTACTAGGCCTCGTCAGCTTAATGGGGGATATCGTCTATGAGGGTTCAAGGGGTTTAGTGCCCGATTATCTGAGGTTTCTAGGCGTTTCAGCGGTCGTCGTTGGCCTTGTCGGCGGTTTAGGTGAATTTCTAGGATACGCGGCGAGGCTGGTTAGCGGAATGTTGGTCGACGCCACCCGCGCCTACTGGGGTTTCATTCTGGTGGGATATGCTTTGATCGCAGCGATTCCGATTATAGGGTTTACTGGGAGGTGGGAGCTTGCCCTTATATTGGTGTTGGTTGAAAGGCTCGGTAAAGCCATCAGATCTCCTGCTAGGGATGCCGTCCTCTCCATGATAAGTCGTGGCGTTGGAGCGGGAAAGGCCTTTGGAATCCACGAATTCTTGGATCAAGTAGGGGCCGTGTTAGGGCCCATCATCGTCGCGATCTGGATGCTTTACAGCGGTAACGATTACAAGTTTACCTTCGCCTTCCTATTAATCCCTTTTCTAACGCTCACAGCGACTTTACTCTATACTTATAGGAAGATTGGATCGCAGACCACATTTGAACCGACGCATAGCAATGATGTGAATAAAGATGTAAGTGAAGATAGTGTTCGGGGGCTTAAGAGGCCCTTTTACACGTATACGTGCGCAGTAACTCTTAACACTGTTGGCATCATTCCCGCGGCGTTAATACTGTACAAGGCGTCTGTCATTCTTCAGCCAGAGAATCAGCAATGGATGGTGCCGTTAATCTACTCGATCATCCAGGGAGTGGACGCTTCCGCGGCCCTTCTTTCAGGCTACGTCTACGATAGGGTAGGTGTTAAAGTTTTAGTCGCGCCCTTCATACTTTCAACGTTGCCACCGTTGTTCACGATCGTTGCTTCAAACATTCCGGCGTTGTTAGCCGCCTCCATGCTCTTCGGCGTCGTTCTAGGTATGCAGGAGTCGGTTTACCGGGCAGCGGTTTCGCATTTTACATCAACCTCCTCTAGGGGCATGGGATACGGGGTGTTCAACACCGCTTACGGATTAGGCTTGCTGGTTAGCGGTGCAGTCTACGGTTTGCTGATGGACTTGAAAACACCCTTCATCGTAACTTTACTCTTCATAACGTTAACTCAGATTGCAGCGACAACCATTTTACTGGGAACAAAAGGGGTAAAGGTGGCTTCTCATCAGGATGGAAAAGAACTTTCCTCATCTCGTTAA